The nucleotide window GCCTTCCTCGTCGTAGCGGCGTAGCCACTTGTGCGCGGTCGCACGCGAGACACCCTGGGCCACGGCCGCGCGGGCGACGGGCCAGCCTGCGAACCGGATCCGCTCGATCAGCAGCCGTCGACCTTCGATCGAAAGCTTCGCCCTACGATGCTCCACGAGAGCCTCCCGTTAGCTCGTTCTTCGCCGGATGAGCCGGGAGGCTCTCACTCTGTGAACAACGTTGCGAGGAACTACAGCTAGCGGAGCGGTGCGGCGGCCCCGGTGCTGGCCCTCGCTAGTCGCGGTCGCGTGACGTCCCGCCCTCGGCGGGCAGGTCGTCGGGACCCTCCGACGGGGTCGTCTGCTCGCCGCCGGGCGGTGGGAGCGGCGCGGTCTCGTCGAGCAGGCCGTCGTGGTCGACCTCGTCATCGACGGTGTCGTCCGTGACGATGTCGGGATGGTGTTCGTCGGGGTGGTGGTCGGCACTCATGGCCTCGCTCCTTCGTCTGCCGGAACGACACCGGGGTGCCGGCGGCGGGTGGAACCGCCCACCGACACCCCGGTGATTCGATCGATCGACGTCAGCGACGCGTGTCGTCGCGGGACTCCTCGAGACCGGCGACGTCGATCTCTTCCTTGCGGACGTCGTCCTCGACCCGCGCCTCGTCGGTGTGGACGTCCTTGTCGAGGCGCACGCGCTCCTTCGGGACCGCCTGCTTCTCCACGACCGGCTGCTCCTCGTGGAGCACGACCTCGTGCTCCTCCTCGGAGATCGCCGGACCGTCGGTGGCCCGGTCGACGTTGCCGTCGGTGATCGGCTCACGCTCGATGTGGACCTCTTCGCGCTGGACCGGCACGGTCTTGGTGACGTGCTCGGTCACGACGTGCTTGCGCAGCCGTGCGCGTCCGACCTCGCGACGCTCCTTGCCGACGTGCAGTTCCTCCTCGGAACGCGTCATCGCGTCGTCGGTGGTCGGCCCGGACGTATCGTGGCCGACGGTGCCGTGGTCGTTACGGTCGGTCGTCATACCGCCCGTGACGGGCTCGCCGGTCCGCCCGACGTCGTCGCGGTCGTCGCGCAGCGTGTCGCCGTAGGACTGGTCGTAGTCCATGCCGTAGTAGCGGTACAGCTCGGCCTCGTCGGAGGGCTCGAGGTGCCCGTCGGCGTCGATGTTCGGCGCGTCCTTGATCTTGTCCTTGGTGTAGCCGACGCGCAGGTCATCGCCGTCGATCGTGGCGTTCTGGATCGGCACGAAGGACGAGCGCGTCCCAAACAGGCCGGTGTTCACCAGCGCGAAGGTCGGCTCACCGGTGACGTCGTCGACGAAGACCGTGTCGACGTTGCCGATCTTGTCGCCGGAACTGTCATAGGCGGTCGCGCCCATGACGCGGTCGAGCTCCTGCTTGCCAATCATGCCTGTCCTTTTTCGTCGGTGATTCGTACCCCTACGAAACCGGCCGCGACCCTGTTGCGCCGCCCGCGAATCCCCCCGACCGCTCGGGGCACAACGTTCCCCTGTCCGGACACGGATCACCCGGCGGGGTACCCGTCCAATTCGACCAGACGTGGCACCGTCGCCGGGCGGGGGACGCGCGGGCGTACCGAAGAAGGTGGCGCGAGCTAACGGACCGCGTCCGCGTCGCCGCGGCGGCTACGACCGTCGTCGGCGTGCGAGGCGGGATCTCCGAGGCGTCGCAGGCGTAGGCGCTCCTCGGGCGACGCCCGCGGGCCGTCGAGGGTCGGGTCGAAGCCCTGGTCCGCGATCAGGTCGGCGCCGCTGGGCAGGTCGTCGCCCGGGATGCCCGTGTCGTCGCCGGTGCTACCGGCGTCGCGCATCGCGTCGCCTTCGTCCGCCGCACTGGAGCCGCTGCCGCTCCGGACGTCGGTATCAGGCCGGGTCCGCTCGTCATGCGAGGGACGGAGGTGGTCGT belongs to Egicoccus sp. AB-alg6-2 and includes:
- a CDS encoding YsnF/AvaK domain-containing protein; translated protein: MIGKQELDRVMGATAYDSSGDKIGNVDTVFVDDVTGEPTFALVNTGLFGTRSSFVPIQNATIDGDDLRVGYTKDKIKDAPNIDADGHLEPSDEAELYRYYGMDYDQSYGDTLRDDRDDVGRTGEPVTGGMTTDRNDHGTVGHDTSGPTTDDAMTRSEEELHVGKERREVGRARLRKHVVTEHVTKTVPVQREEVHIEREPITDGNVDRATDGPAISEEEHEVVLHEEQPVVEKQAVPKERVRLDKDVHTDEARVEDDVRKEEIDVAGLEESRDDTRR
- a CDS encoding leucine zipper domain-containing protein encodes the protein MEHRRAKLSIEGRRLLIERIRFAGWPVARAAVAQGVSRATAHKWLRRYDEEG